In one Zunongwangia endophytica genomic region, the following are encoded:
- a CDS encoding TonB-dependent receptor plug domain-containing protein, which produces MYNEKCFYFLEGRNEFFRRGYGGWVRNNKKKDLTGSVGSVKAEELGQIQTQTVDQALIGKVAGVYVQNRGGQPGAGAFVQVRGLSQIRGDNQPLYVIDGVPINITPNTESLGIINYGSRENPLLSINPDDLNV; this is translated from the coding sequence ATCTACAATGAAAAATGTTTCTATTTCCTTGAAGGAAGAAATGAATTCTTTAGAAGAGGTTATGGTGGTTGGGTACGGAACAACAAAAAAAAAGATTTAACAGGATCTGTAGGATCTGTGAAGGCTGAAGAGTTAGGGCAGATTCAAACACAAACGGTAGATCAGGCTTTAATAGGAAAAGTTGCCGGAGTTTATGTTCAAAATAGAGGAGGGCAACCAGGAGCCGGAGCTTTTGTGCAAGTTAGAGGGCTCAGCCAAATTAGAGGAGACAATCAACCATTATATGTTATTGATGGAGTTCCAATAAATATCACACCAAATACCGAATCTCTTGGGATTATTAATTATGGTTCGCGTGAAAATCCGCTTTTATCTATAAATCCGGATGATTTGAACGTGTAG